In Paenibacillus sp. G2S3, a single window of DNA contains:
- a CDS encoding GNAT family N-acetyltransferase: MGISLCKADVSDAEFIHQMQVKAFMPLLEKYKDYETSPANESVEKMINRINQSFTDYYMIKNSDIAVGGVRIVKKENNTYRVSPVFIMPEYQGMGIAQQVFAIIEQRYNDAKKWELDSIEQEQRNCYLYEKVGYKRTEETKQINDKLTLVFYEKYMD, from the coding sequence ATGGGGATTTCTTTATGTAAAGCAGACGTAAGTGATGCAGAATTTATTCATCAGATGCAAGTCAAAGCCTTTATGCCATTACTGGAGAAATATAAGGATTATGAAACCAGCCCTGCCAATGAATCCGTAGAAAAAATGATAAATCGAATTAATCAGTCTTTTACAGATTATTATATGATTAAGAATTCTGATATTGCTGTGGGCGGTGTCCGAATTGTTAAAAAGGAAAATAATACTTACCGTGTCAGCCCCGTATTTATTATGCCAGAATACCAGGGGATGGGGATCGCCCAGCAGGTTTTTGCAATCATTGAACAGAGATATAATGACGCGAAAAAATGGGAGCTGGATAGTATTGAGCAAGAGCAGAGGAACTGCTATTTATATGAAAAGGTAGGATATAAACGAACAGAAGAAACAAAGCAAATAAACGATAAGTTAACCTTAGTATTTTATGAAA
- a CDS encoding DUF421 domain-containing protein, producing the protein MEIFITIGVKLIISFFGLWIITFITGRKTLSQLTPLDFLSSLILSEIVGNTIYDDEVKIWHLLFALFIWTALSYLFEKATTHFVKFGNMAEGRTVLLIDDGKVNQDLMEKYDIEFTQLLFMLRQQNIFSLSEVKYALLETNGSLSVMRKSEEEQSEQTSSFSITVIDKGRLLEDSMRGRPMNKLQIQEWIREHGYQCVEDIAYAEYKEDGSLYIIPKNKL; encoded by the coding sequence ATGGAGATATTTATAACTATAGGTGTCAAACTGATCATCAGTTTCTTTGGTTTGTGGATCATTACCTTTATCACTGGTCGCAAGACGCTTAGTCAATTGACGCCACTCGATTTCCTGTCATCATTGATTTTAAGTGAAATTGTAGGGAATACGATATATGATGATGAGGTGAAGATCTGGCATCTGCTGTTTGCGCTTTTCATCTGGACCGCTTTGTCTTATTTGTTTGAAAAGGCAACTACCCATTTTGTGAAGTTCGGGAACATGGCGGAAGGCCGGACAGTGCTGCTAATTGACGATGGCAAAGTGAATCAGGATTTGATGGAGAAATACGATATTGAGTTTACCCAACTACTGTTCATGCTGCGGCAGCAAAATATTTTTTCTCTAAGTGAAGTAAAGTATGCTCTGCTCGAAACGAATGGCTCACTGTCGGTTATGCGCAAGTCTGAAGAGGAGCAATCGGAGCAGACTTCCTCTTTTTCCATTACAGTTATTGATAAAGGTAGGCTGCTGGAAGATTCGATGCGTGGCAGACCGATGAATAAGTTACAGATCCAGGAATGGATCAGGGAGCATGGCTATCAATGCGTTGAGGACATTGCTTATGCTGAATACAAGGAAGACGGATCACTCTATATCATACCTAAAAACAAACTATAA
- a CDS encoding ATP-binding protein, with protein MFETLLLNFMFILFPILIFLIFFENRAYAYNSKILVLLSAVTMCLCIAKPFKLDIGFIFDLRYVPFIIVALFGGYKNVLPLYIILNIYRFYVGGEGTLQSFIFATIILILVPLYSKKFLKLDSKGRVIAATVISFLTMGFYLSILSFAQGTSNREFWILTLNAFTTHVGVMIINMILIEKIITNIKNRDRIMQSERLNVVSELAASVSHEIRNPLTVTSGFLQLLNKSKTMTQEEKGFIELSLQELQRAEKIVSDYLSFAKPQSDNMVYSNMEAESEYTKNIIMPFATMHKVEVQFSFNNSLNKSYDRNQIQQCLINLYKNGIEAMKDTEGGTLFIDIFEKKQNIMISIKDNGVGMTKDEISRLGKPYYSTKAEGTGLGMLMVYSTIDKVKGSIEVDSEKGKGTTFLITIPT; from the coding sequence TTGTTTGAGACTTTGCTTTTAAATTTTATGTTCATATTGTTTCCAATCTTAATTTTTCTAATTTTCTTTGAAAATCGAGCGTATGCCTATAATAGTAAGATTCTTGTTTTACTGTCGGCAGTGACCATGTGTCTCTGTATAGCCAAACCTTTTAAACTCGATATTGGCTTTATATTTGATTTGAGATATGTCCCGTTTATTATTGTGGCACTTTTTGGTGGATATAAGAATGTTCTGCCCCTATATATCATTTTAAATATCTATCGATTCTATGTGGGTGGTGAGGGCACATTACAATCTTTTATTTTTGCAACGATAATCCTGATTTTAGTACCCCTATATAGTAAAAAATTCTTAAAATTAGATTCGAAAGGTCGCGTCATCGCGGCAACTGTAATTTCTTTTTTAACGATGGGATTTTATCTGTCTATATTAAGTTTTGCACAGGGAACGTCAAATAGAGAATTCTGGATTCTCACCTTAAATGCCTTTACGACGCATGTCGGAGTGATGATTATCAATATGATTTTAATAGAAAAGATTATCACTAATATTAAGAATCGTGATCGAATTATGCAGTCGGAAAGATTAAATGTCGTCAGCGAGTTAGCGGCTAGCGTATCACATGAAATAAGAAATCCACTTACGGTGACCAGCGGCTTTTTGCAGCTGTTGAATAAATCGAAAACGATGACTCAAGAGGAGAAGGGATTTATAGAGTTATCTTTACAGGAGCTCCAGAGAGCTGAAAAAATTGTGAGTGACTATCTTTCATTTGCCAAGCCACAATCCGACAATATGGTTTACTCCAACATGGAGGCAGAATCAGAATATACTAAAAATATCATCATGCCTTTTGCCACCATGCACAAAGTAGAGGTCCAATTCAGTTTTAATAATTCGTTAAATAAGAGTTATGATCGAAACCAGATTCAGCAATGTCTAATTAATTTGTATAAAAACGGTATTGAAGCAATGAAGGACACAGAAGGCGGCACCCTATTTATCGATATATTTGAAAAAAAGCAAAATATAATGATCAGTATTAAGGATAACGGAGTTGGCATGACTAAGGATGAAATATCGCGTCTTGGAAAGCCGTATTATTCGACCAAAGCCGAAGGGACAGGACTGGGAATGCTTATGGTCTACAGTACCATTGATAAAGTGAAAGGAAGCATTGAAGTCGATAGCGAAAAGGGCAAAGGAACTACATTCCTTATAACTATCCCTACTTAA
- a CDS encoding DUF4184 family protein, with protein MPFTFAHPIFALPFKYVKPKYFSATGLILGSMSPDFEYFIMLEPYQSIGHSLTGLFFQAIPLCAILAVIFHSIVKESLVLHLPSNYNIDQRAYNTLSKWKLNPKGWIVFILSVIIGFLTHVFIDGFTHFNGYFVERYPPLRDLMIYNFPLYKILQHSFSIFGLLMLTWMIISSLYRHHETVTTIPAVSTKQKIMFWTSVVVIAVALTSMKLLFSSSRNIIGILVVSPITGTCLGIVFASIINRMNMSAS; from the coding sequence ATGCCTTTTACCTTTGCTCATCCTATTTTTGCACTTCCGTTTAAATATGTGAAACCAAAATATTTTAGTGCTACAGGCTTAATACTAGGAAGTATGTCACCTGATTTTGAATATTTTATTATGCTTGAGCCCTATCAAAGTATAGGGCATTCTTTAACAGGACTATTTTTCCAGGCAATTCCCCTATGTGCGATCCTCGCGGTGATTTTCCATAGTATCGTTAAGGAGAGTTTAGTATTACATCTTCCTTCAAACTATAATATTGATCAACGAGCATACAATACCTTAAGCAAGTGGAAATTGAATCCTAAGGGCTGGATAGTGTTTATCCTATCTGTAATTATTGGTTTCTTAACACATGTGTTCATCGATGGATTTACACATTTTAATGGTTATTTTGTAGAGCGATATCCCCCGCTAAGAGATTTAATGATTTATAATTTTCCTCTTTATAAAATACTGCAGCATTCTTTTTCGATATTTGGGTTACTCATGCTAACCTGGATGATAATTAGTTCTTTGTATCGACACCATGAAACAGTAACGACAATACCAGCGGTATCTACGAAACAAAAAATTATGTTCTGGACATCAGTAGTTGTTATAGCGGTTGCTTTAACCAGTATGAAGTTACTTTTTAGTTCGAGCAGGAATATAATCGGTATTCTTGTGGTTTCACCTATAACAGGGACGTGCTTAGGCATAGTATTTGCATCGATCATCAACCGTATGAATATGAGCGCTTCATGA
- a CDS encoding class I SAM-dependent methyltransferase, with protein MDRVANIRTEEKKYHDMCYDSYNLFEPGSWLHRPVQTVIDLLEEYTDQEYLSVLDLGSGIGRNSIPIAESMKNRNGKVVCVDLLESAIEKLQSNSKKFGVEPFIVTRLSDIEHFIIAQEEYDIILAVSSLEHVSSEKALERKLNEMICGTKANGTNCIIIGSNIHEVNLETGQELDPMFEVNLSTEKMMELLVDQYTGCEVQQRLVKQLEYEIDRKGQAVKLTTDCITFVAKKLY; from the coding sequence ATGGACAGAGTAGCGAATATTAGAACGGAAGAGAAGAAATATCATGACATGTGTTACGATAGTTATAATTTGTTCGAGCCAGGTTCCTGGCTACATAGACCCGTACAAACGGTAATCGATCTCTTAGAAGAGTATACCGATCAAGAATACTTAAGTGTATTAGATTTAGGATCTGGGATTGGTAGGAATAGTATACCCATAGCGGAATCCATGAAAAATAGGAATGGCAAGGTTGTTTGCGTAGATTTATTGGAGTCGGCCATAGAAAAATTGCAGAGTAATAGCAAAAAGTTTGGGGTCGAACCCTTTATAGTGACAAGATTATCAGACATTGAGCATTTCATTATCGCTCAAGAGGAGTATGACATTATTTTAGCAGTGTCTTCCTTGGAACATGTAAGCTCGGAAAAGGCATTGGAAAGAAAGCTTAATGAAATGATTTGTGGAACAAAAGCAAATGGGACCAATTGCATTATAATCGGATCGAACATACATGAGGTGAACCTTGAAACTGGACAGGAATTAGATCCAATGTTTGAAGTGAATTTATCTACAGAAAAAATGATGGAATTATTAGTTGATCAGTACACTGGATGCGAAGTTCAACAACGACTTGTAAAACAATTAGAATATGAAATTGATAGAAAAGGACAAGCTGTAAAACTGACAACAGATTGTATTACCTTTGTTGCTAAGAAGTTATACTAA
- a CDS encoding DNA topology modulation protein, with protein sequence MNRIMIIGSGGSGKSTLAQKLSNILDLPVKHLDTYYWNPNWVPKPNDEWDKIVEQFTNEDHWIIDGNYSRTMDMRIKKVDLIIFLDMQRLLCIYRIFKRRIMYHKKTRPDMNVECKEKLDWGFIKWVWNYKRRTRMNTIKKLEQIEENQQVIILKTRSQVIELIERLEKNKHA encoded by the coding sequence ATGAACCGAATAATGATTATTGGATCAGGTGGATCGGGGAAATCAACCCTAGCTCAAAAGCTCAGTAACATACTCGATCTTCCAGTCAAACATTTGGATACTTATTACTGGAATCCCAATTGGGTTCCTAAACCCAATGACGAGTGGGATAAAATCGTTGAACAGTTTACGAATGAAGATCATTGGATCATTGATGGTAACTATTCAAGGACTATGGATATGAGGATTAAAAAAGTGGATTTAATTATTTTTTTAGACATGCAAAGACTCCTGTGTATATATCGAATTTTCAAACGGCGAATTATGTATCATAAGAAAACTAGACCTGATATGAATGTAGAGTGCAAAGAAAAATTGGATTGGGGCTTTATTAAATGGGTGTGGAATTATAAAAGAAGAACTCGAATGAACACAATAAAAAAACTTGAACAGATAGAAGAAAATCAACAGGTCATTATTTTAAAAACAAGAAGTCAGGTAATTGAATTAATTGAACGGCTAGAGAAAAATAAACATGCTTGA
- a CDS encoding SDR family oxidoreductase, whose product MNSLKNKIAIVTGASRSTGIGTAICRSLASQGADIFFTHWHPFDDTEGNGGEKEWPEQLCAELKSLGVRVSHMEADFANSEISIKIMDQVEKTLGNASILINNAAYCVPTNYQNLSITSLDQHYVVNNRGTILLSTEFAKRFEKFHPKGTPGRIIFMVSKGPDPDNLAYILTKGALIGLIEPLSVGLAPLHITVNGFDPGPTDSGWITDEMKTHFLPMFPMGRIGLPEDAARGISFLASDDSQWITGQVIKSEGGFLGK is encoded by the coding sequence ATGAACTCATTAAAAAATAAAATAGCAATCGTTACTGGAGCAAGCAGATCCACAGGAATCGGTACAGCCATATGCCGTTCACTTGCAAGCCAAGGTGCGGATATTTTCTTTACGCATTGGCATCCTTTTGATGACACGGAAGGGAATGGTGGAGAAAAGGAATGGCCGGAACAGCTTTGTGCAGAACTGAAAAGCTTGGGAGTCAGGGTAAGTCATATGGAAGCGGATTTTGCCAATTCTGAAATCTCGATAAAGATTATGGATCAGGTAGAAAAAACCTTAGGAAATGCCTCGATTTTGATTAACAATGCGGCTTATTGCGTGCCCACGAATTATCAGAACCTGAGTATCACTTCGTTAGATCAACACTATGTAGTGAACAATCGCGGCACAATTTTACTCAGTACTGAGTTTGCCAAGAGATTCGAGAAGTTTCATCCAAAGGGGACTCCAGGTAGAATTATCTTTATGGTTTCAAAAGGACCTGATCCTGATAACCTGGCTTATATATTGACAAAGGGTGCATTAATTGGATTGATCGAACCTCTTTCTGTTGGTTTAGCTCCGTTACATATCACAGTCAATGGTTTTGATCCGGGCCCTACAGATTCCGGTTGGATAACGGATGAGATGAAAACTCATTTTTTGCCTATGTTTCCAATGGGAAGAATCGGGTTGCCAGAAGATGCAGCTAGAGGTATTAGTTTCTTAGCGAGTGATGATTCGCAGTGGATTACGGGACAAGTGATAAAATCCGAAGGTGGATTTCTAGGGAAATAG
- a CDS encoding iron ABC transporter permease, whose amino-acid sequence MFKPRTAKHSFLLFLGLTCIVTALSLLSLSVGGVSVPLKEVLASLTGRNMEASNLIIMQFRLPRIAAAILIGAALAVAGALLQGVIRNPLASPDLLGVTGGASVAVVAFMTFVTGYSIHWVPFIAIGGALVATAINYVFAWKKGVSPFRLVLIGIGISTAMGALTTFLLISGPAYLAAQVLNWMTGSIYGTNWSYIEVLWPWVALFIPLSLLMAKELNVQSLGEDVARGLGSRLQLSRIILLFYSVALAGAAVGVAGTISFIGLMAPHIARMLVGNYYKLIIPVSALIGAIILLLADLAGRMLFQPLDVPAGVFTAGIGAPFFMYLLFKRKKI is encoded by the coding sequence ATGTTTAAACCGCGTACAGCGAAGCATTCGTTCTTGTTGTTTTTAGGTTTAACTTGTATCGTTACCGCCTTGTCGCTTCTTAGTTTATCCGTTGGGGGAGTTAGCGTGCCGTTAAAAGAGGTACTTGCTTCTCTTACCGGGCGAAACATGGAAGCCAGTAACCTGATCATTATGCAGTTCCGTCTGCCACGAATAGCAGCCGCTATACTCATTGGCGCAGCATTGGCCGTAGCCGGTGCGCTATTACAGGGCGTCATTCGCAATCCTCTCGCTTCGCCCGATCTACTGGGTGTAACCGGGGGAGCATCGGTAGCTGTGGTTGCCTTCATGACTTTCGTGACGGGCTACAGTATCCATTGGGTACCGTTCATTGCCATCGGCGGCGCATTGGTTGCGACGGCCATTAATTATGTATTTGCTTGGAAAAAAGGTGTGTCGCCGTTTCGGCTGGTGCTGATCGGCATTGGCATTTCTACCGCAATGGGCGCGCTCACTACGTTCCTGCTAATTAGCGGACCGGCTTATTTGGCCGCACAAGTGCTCAATTGGATGACGGGAAGCATCTACGGTACCAATTGGAGTTATATCGAAGTGCTGTGGCCGTGGGTAGCGTTATTCATTCCTTTGTCGTTGCTGATGGCGAAGGAATTAAATGTGCAATCCTTAGGTGAGGATGTCGCTCGCGGGCTTGGAAGCAGGCTTCAGCTAAGCCGGATAATTCTCTTGTTTTATAGCGTTGCACTCGCCGGTGCTGCAGTTGGCGTAGCCGGGACGATATCGTTCATCGGATTGATGGCACCGCATATCGCCAGAATGCTTGTTGGAAATTATTACAAGCTGATCATCCCGGTATCCGCGTTAATAGGTGCAATCATTCTACTGTTGGCGGATTTGGCAGGAAGAATGCTTTTTCAGCCGCTAGATGTTCCGGCAGGCGTATTCACAGCAGGCATTGGAGCTCCTTTTTTCATGTACCTGCTGTTTAAGCGCAAGAAGATTTAG
- a CDS encoding iron ABC transporter permease: MNGVFLSKRKLAGLVVGAILLLISMLCSILYGLHQFGLKDLWLAYSQFNGSNEHLILTRVRVPRTLIAALVGASLAVAGAIMQVLTRNPLASPSVFGVNAGAVLFIVIGLLVFGSSLTMSGMVWLAFAGAVATSVVVYTLGLQGGGFEPVKLTLAGACMAAFASSITSGIILINKQSLESALFWMIGSVEGRNLEHLLMVLPYMAIGMTISLLLSGSLNIMAIGDDSAKSLGQRLTLVRVLSATSIVLLAGSSVAAAGPIAFIGLIVPHLCRYIVGHDFRWLLPYTALVGAILLVTADLVSRFILESREVPVGVATAIIGVPFLIHVARRKQHV; the protein is encoded by the coding sequence GTGAATGGTGTTTTCCTAAGCAAGCGAAAGCTCGCCGGCCTAGTTGTCGGTGCGATTCTGCTTCTAATTAGTATGTTATGCAGTATATTGTATGGTCTTCATCAATTCGGCTTGAAAGATCTATGGCTGGCTTACAGTCAATTCAATGGTTCAAACGAACATCTTATTCTGACGAGGGTGCGTGTTCCCCGAACCCTAATTGCGGCACTGGTGGGGGCAAGTTTAGCTGTAGCCGGGGCGATTATGCAGGTTCTGACAAGAAATCCGCTGGCTTCGCCCTCTGTCTTCGGTGTAAATGCGGGCGCTGTGCTATTTATTGTCATCGGGCTACTCGTATTCGGTTCCTCGTTAACGATGAGCGGCATGGTCTGGCTTGCTTTCGCAGGTGCGGTTGCAACATCGGTGGTCGTCTATACGCTTGGTTTGCAAGGAGGCGGATTCGAGCCGGTAAAGCTGACCTTGGCCGGCGCTTGTATGGCAGCTTTCGCTTCCTCTATTACATCCGGCATTATTCTAATTAATAAGCAGTCGTTGGAATCTGCCCTATTCTGGATGATCGGCTCTGTGGAAGGAAGAAATCTGGAGCATTTGCTGATGGTGCTCCCTTATATGGCAATAGGAATGACGATCTCACTACTACTCTCGGGCTCGTTAAATATTATGGCGATTGGGGACGATAGCGCGAAGAGCTTGGGACAGCGTCTAACGCTGGTCCGCGTGCTGTCGGCTACGTCAATTGTACTATTGGCGGGAAGCTCGGTAGCAGCAGCTGGTCCGATTGCTTTCATCGGACTTATTGTCCCTCACTTATGCAGATACATCGTTGGGCATGATTTTAGATGGCTGCTTCCTTATACAGCTTTAGTCGGAGCGATACTTCTGGTGACTGCGGATTTAGTATCCCGCTTTATTCTGGAATCTAGAGAAGTTCCGGTGGGTGTCGCAACAGCGATTATCGGAGTTCCCTTTCTGATCCATGTGGCTAGGAGGAAACAGCATGTTTAA